The Cetobacterium sp. ZOR0034 nucleotide sequence GAATCTATGACAAGTTTGGTCAAAGTGGAAAAGCTGAAGAGTTATTAGAGAAGTATGAACTTACAGCAGATAAGTTAGTATCAGTAGTAAAAGAAAACTTATAGAAAATACATAGTATAGAGGCGAGTTAGACTGGCCTCTATATTTTAATTAGGGAGAAGAGATGGAAAACAGAAAAGGTAAAAGAACATTTATAGCTTTAGCATTAAGTTTTATGATATTTAATATATTTATTTCATTATCTTCTAATAGCTATTTTATTGGGAAAATTTTAAAAAATAACTACTTTATGACTGTGGAATTACAAAATGATAGTGCAAAAGAGAAAATACAAGAGTTTGAAAAATTTCTTTTGGAAAATGAAAATGTTAAAGGGATAAAATTTTTATCAAAAGAGGAAGCTTTTAGAAATTTACAGAAAGAGTTAGAGATAGTTATACCAAAAAGTGAAAATCCATTACCAAATTCAATAATTATATATTTTAAAGATGAAAAAAACCTCCATGCCATCCAAGAGTTACTAGATGTTAATCCTATGGTGAGAGAGATATATATAGATAATCAATTTTTACAAACAACAGAAAGAAAAATTAGTGCAGTTAATATGTCATTATTTTTATGTTTATTTTTATCATTAGGAATGTGCTATCAAATAATAACTATATTAAGAGGAGTTATTGTAAGAGATTACATGCTCTATGCAGTGAAAAATCCTCAAAATAAAAGAAACTTTTTTGTAGCTAGAAACAAAAATTTGATTCCTTTTTTAGGAAGTGCAATAGTTGGAGGGTTAATATTTTTTAATATTTATATAATTTTAAGAGAAAGATATCAAAAAATTCTTTCAACGTTGATTCTTCAGAGTTTTAAACAAATAGTTATATTAGAAGTTGTAGCTACATTAGTTGTAATAGTATTAGCATGGAAATCAACAGCTAAACTAAAAAAGGATGAGGTTTAGTTATGAGAGTGTTGATGATTTTTTTTATTTGTTCAAATTTTATTTTTGCGGATAGTGTTGATAATTTAAAAAATCGTATGAAGAAAATTGAGAGCGAAATAAAGCAGAAAAATACACGAATTGAAAATATAAACTCAGAAAAAATTAGTGTAGAAAAACAAATTGAAAATATAAATAGTGAGATAAAAGAGATAGAAAAAGAAGCTGAAAAAATTCAGGAAGAGATAAAAATAGTTAATAGAAATATTCAATACGGAGAATTAAATTTAGATGTAAGTAATAAGGTTTTAGATAGAAGAAAATCTGAGTTTAAAGCTAAAATGATAGAGGTAACTAGAAAATCAAATTTAGAAAGTGATACAAAAGAAAGAAGTATTGCAAAAAGAAGTTTTTCTAGACTACTTTATGGTGATTTAGAAAGTATGGAGCACATAAAAACTGTTCAAACTTCAATAACACAAGTTAAAAGAGATATTGAAAATGATAGACAGAAACTTACTGTATTAAAGAGAAGATTAGACTCAAATAGAAGGTCAGGTGAATCTAAAAAGCAAGAAAAAAATAGACTGATAACAAGATTAAACCAAGAGAAAACTTCCCATGTAAATACTATAAGTAAGCTACAAGTTCAAAAGAAAAATATTGAAAAAGAAATTGAAAGAATTATTAAAGCTAGAAGTGTCGCTGCTAAAACCGTAAAATTAGATACTGCTGTAGCAAATCTAGGAAAGTTCTTAAAGCCAATAACTGGAAACGTAGTAGTAAAATTTAAAGAGAAGAAAAATGGAGAAGTTATAAGTAACGGAATAGAAATTGCAGGAAAGATGGGAATGAAAGTTAAGGCTTCATCAACTGGAAAGGTTATATATGCAGATAAATTCCAAGGGTTAAATAATGTGGTAATGGTGGATTACGGCTATAACACGATAGGTGTTTATGGAAACCTTATCGCTGTAGGTGTTAAATTAAATCAGCAGGTTCAAAAAGGACAAGATATAGGAGTTCTAGGATTGAATACAGAGAGTAAAGCAAATCTTTATTATGAAGTGAGATTTAATTTAAAACCAATAAATCCGGAAACTCTATTTTAGGGAGGATATAGATGAAAGGAACTATAGTTTACAATGATAATAAGAATGAAGCAATAAAGCTTTATCAAGAACTTTTAGAGTTCTTTAAAGAAAAAAAAATCGAGATAGTTCCGATTGAAAATATAATGGATGCTGATTTTGCAGTAGTTATTGGTGGAGATGGAACTTTATTGAGAGCTTCTAAAACGCTGATAAAAAATAAAAGAATAGATATTTTTGCTGTAAATGCAGGGTCGCTAGGTTTTTTAACAGAGATAAAAGTTGAAGAGTTTCGACCAACTTTTGATAACTATTTAAAAGGATTAGTTAAAATTGAAAGTAGACATCTTCTAGAAGTAGTTATAAAAGATGAGAAAATAGATGTTTTGAATGAGGTTGTAATATCAAAAAAGATGGCTAGTTCAAAAATTTTAAATATTGAGATGAGTACAGAAAACACGAAAATTTGTAACTATAAAGCTGATGGAATAATAATAGCAACTCCAACAGGATCAACAGCTTACTCTTTATCAGCAGGAGGTCCAATTGTAATGCCGCAAATTGAAGCGATAGTTGTGACTCCTTTAGCTCCTCATAACTTAGCAACTAGACCTATAATAATTAGCGGTAAAGAGAGATTAATTTTAACTTTAAATCCTGAACAAAAAGGTAGTATAATAGTAGATGGTGAAAATGAAAGAGAGATAGAAAAAGGAGAAGAGATTCAAGTTTATTACTCTCATAAAAAAATAAATCTCATATTACCTGAAGGAAGAGATTACTATGGAATCTTAAGAGATAAATTAAAGTGGGGAGATAATCTATGTTAAAAGAGTTGAAAATAGAAAATTTAGCTATAATAGAAAAAGTAGATTTGGAGTTTGAAAATGGTTTGATTGTTTTAACGGGTGAAACTGGGGCAGGAAAATCGATAATTTTAAGCGGAATAAACTTATTGATAGGAGAAAAAGCTAGTGCTGATATGGTTAGAGATGGACAGGATTATCTGTTAGCTCAAGGTGTATTTGCTGTAAATGAAGAGCAAGAAGCAGAGCTTAAAGAGCTTGGAATAGAAGCTGAAGATAACGAAGTTATTGTGAGACGGCATATAGATAAGAATGGAAAAGGAAAGGCTTTTGTAAATAATATAAGAGTTCCGATGTCTAGTTTGAAAGAGATAATGGGAACTCTGGTAGATATAGTTGGTCAACACTCACATCAGATGCTTTTAAATAAAAGTAATCATTTAAGACTGTTGGATAGATTCTTAGGTGAGGATGGAATTGCAATAAAAAAACAGCTAGAAACTATATACAATGAATACTCTAGCCTAGAAAGAAGAATTCAAGATGTTGAAAAAAATAAGAAAGAAACTATTGAAAAAAAAGAGTTTTATGAATTTCAACTTCAAGAGATAGATAAAGTAGCTTTGAAAGATGGCGAGGATGAAAAATTAGAGGAGGAGTATAAGAAACTTTTCCATGCTGGAAAAATTAAAGAGAAATTATCTTTAACAGAGGATTTATTGAAAGATAATGAAAGAAATGCTTTGAGTATTATATACAACAGTAGAAAGAATTTAGAAACAATTTCTAAATATGGAAAAGAGTTTCAGGAGAATTTAGAAAGATTAGAAAGAGTTTACTACGATCTTCAAGATTGTGTTGACTCAATAAAAGATTTAAATGATGATATAGAAGCTGACGATATGAGATTAGAAAAAGTTATATCGAGATTAGACACAATAAATCGTTTAAAGTCAAAATATGGAGATCAAATTTCAGATATAATTGAATATAGAAATAACTTAGAAGAAAAATTACAGCTATTAGATGAGAATAGTTTCCAAGTAAAAAAATTACAAAAAGAAAGTGATGAAGCAAAAGAAAAATATTATAAATTAGCAAAAGAGTTGACTGAAATTAGAAAATCAAAAGCTAAAATAATAGAGGATAATCTTCAAGATGAGCTTAAAGGTTTAAATATGGGGGATGCAAATTTTAAAATTGATTTTGAAGAATCAGCAACAATGTCTTCAAATGGAATAGATTCGGTTGAATTTATGATATCTACAAATGTTGGTCAAGGATTAAAACCACTTTGGAAAGTAGCCTCGGGTGGAGAGGTAAGTAGAATAATGTTAGCTATCAAGGTTATATTCTCTAAAGTTGACAATATCCCAATTTTAATATTTGATGAAATAGATACTGGAGTAGGTGGAGAAACTGTTAGAAAAATAGCAAATAAACTTCAGGAGATTGGTGAAACAACTCAAGTTATGAGTATAACACACTCTCCGGCTATAGCGGCTAAAGCTTCTCAGCAGTTTTATATAGAGAAAGGTTTAGTAGAGAATAAAACTGTAACTAAAGTAAAAGAGTTAAATTCAGATGAAAGAATTAAAGAGATTGCAAGAATGTTAGCAGGAAAAAATATATCTGAAGCTGTTATAGAACATGCTAAAGAGTTGTTAGGTGATATATGATGAGGTTATTGGAGAGTTTTATAAAATACAAATCAGATTCAAAGGGATTAAAGAAAGAAACTTTGGATTTATATAATGGTGATATGAAAGATTTTCAAGAGTTTATAGTTAAAGATTTATTAGAAGTTAATAATGATGACATTTTAAAATATATTGAATATTTGAAAAATAGTTATCAACCAAACTCTATTTTAAGAAAAATAAGTACAGTAAAAACTTTTTATAGATACCTATTAGAAAGAAGACTGATAGATGACAATCCAACAGATGGAGTAGTGATGGGAAGAGCTCCAGAAAAAGAACTAGAAACTTTAGAACTTTGGGAGATTAATAATATACTAGATAGTTGTAAAAAAGACTCAAAAGGATTGAGGGATAGATTGGTGATAAAATTATTGGTGGAAACTAATTTGTCAATAAATGATATTTTAAAAGTTAGACTATCAGATTTAGAACTTTTCTCATATGGATTTATTTTTAACGAGGATAAGGGAGAGAAG carries:
- a CDS encoding ABC transporter permease — its product is MENRKGKRTFIALALSFMIFNIFISLSSNSYFIGKILKNNYFMTVELQNDSAKEKIQEFEKFLLENENVKGIKFLSKEEAFRNLQKELEIVIPKSENPLPNSIIIYFKDEKNLHAIQELLDVNPMVREIYIDNQFLQTTERKISAVNMSLFLCLFLSLGMCYQIITILRGVIVRDYMLYAVKNPQNKRNFFVARNKNLIPFLGSAIVGGLIFFNIYIILRERYQKILSTLILQSFKQIVILEVVATLVVIVLAWKSTAKLKKDEV
- a CDS encoding murein hydrolase activator EnvC; translated protein: MKKIESEIKQKNTRIENINSEKISVEKQIENINSEIKEIEKEAEKIQEEIKIVNRNIQYGELNLDVSNKVLDRRKSEFKAKMIEVTRKSNLESDTKERSIAKRSFSRLLYGDLESMEHIKTVQTSITQVKRDIENDRQKLTVLKRRLDSNRRSGESKKQEKNRLITRLNQEKTSHVNTISKLQVQKKNIEKEIERIIKARSVAAKTVKLDTAVANLGKFLKPITGNVVVKFKEKKNGEVISNGIEIAGKMGMKVKASSTGKVIYADKFQGLNNVVMVDYGYNTIGVYGNLIAVGVKLNQQVQKGQDIGVLGLNTESKANLYYEVRFNLKPINPETLF
- a CDS encoding NAD(+)/NADH kinase encodes the protein MKGTIVYNDNKNEAIKLYQELLEFFKEKKIEIVPIENIMDADFAVVIGGDGTLLRASKTLIKNKRIDIFAVNAGSLGFLTEIKVEEFRPTFDNYLKGLVKIESRHLLEVVIKDEKIDVLNEVVISKKMASSKILNIEMSTENTKICNYKADGIIIATPTGSTAYSLSAGGPIVMPQIEAIVVTPLAPHNLATRPIIISGKERLILTLNPEQKGSIIVDGENEREIEKGEEIQVYYSHKKINLILPEGRDYYGILRDKLKWGDNLC
- the recN gene encoding DNA repair protein RecN, giving the protein MLKELKIENLAIIEKVDLEFENGLIVLTGETGAGKSIILSGINLLIGEKASADMVRDGQDYLLAQGVFAVNEEQEAELKELGIEAEDNEVIVRRHIDKNGKGKAFVNNIRVPMSSLKEIMGTLVDIVGQHSHQMLLNKSNHLRLLDRFLGEDGIAIKKQLETIYNEYSSLERRIQDVEKNKKETIEKKEFYEFQLQEIDKVALKDGEDEKLEEEYKKLFHAGKIKEKLSLTEDLLKDNERNALSIIYNSRKNLETISKYGKEFQENLERLERVYYDLQDCVDSIKDLNDDIEADDMRLEKVISRLDTINRLKSKYGDQISDIIEYRNNLEEKLQLLDENSFQVKKLQKESDEAKEKYYKLAKELTEIRKSKAKIIEDNLQDELKGLNMGDANFKIDFEESATMSSNGIDSVEFMISTNVGQGLKPLWKVASGGEVSRIMLAIKVIFSKVDNIPILIFDEIDTGVGGETVRKIANKLQEIGETTQVMSITHSPAIAAKASQQFYIEKGLVENKTVTKVKELNSDERIKEIARMLAGKNISEAVIEHAKELLGDI
- a CDS encoding tyrosine-type recombinase/integrase gives rise to the protein MRLLESFIKYKSDSKGLKKETLDLYNGDMKDFQEFIVKDLLEVNNDDILKYIEYLKNSYQPNSILRKISTVKTFYRYLLERRLIDDNPTDGVVMGRAPEKELETLELWEINNILDSCKKDSKGLRDRLVIKLLVETNLSINDILKVRLSDLELFSYGFIFNEDKGEKMKISEDLSEELELYVKETRQTLVPAKSNLVFSGFSRQSFRARFMSLGKKSGIEREITPNMLRNTLKTMVKYNDESNEEQFLLELKEKYFKIGIGDD